A window of Kiritimatiellia bacterium genomic DNA:
ACATCATATGTGCCTGAAAATTCGGAACGATGTCGCCGAAATACCTCGCGGAGAAGCCGTCGTGCCCGGGAACGCTCAACAGCATTCCCAAGCTTGCGACTGCTCACAACTCCGAGTCTGAGCGAGCCATCCGGACGCGGCAGTAAATACATCACCATCAGACGTCCAACCGTCTTCTGCCTTGCATCGAATGCGGCGCGAAAATCCGCAGACCGGGTAAGGCGCTGATGCCGCGCCAATCCCTGGTCCGTTCGTTTCATGACGATCAGACGCGTGTGAGCTCTTTCCGCCCCTTTCGTCGGCGCCGCTGAAGAACCTGGCGACCGTCCCGGGTTTTCATCCGTTTGCGGAATCCGTGCGTGCGTTTCCGCTTGATCTTGGAGGGTTGATATGTGCGTTTCATGGTCCGTGCTAACAATCCAAAGCTCGCGACCCTATTTCATGTAAGCATACGTTTCAAGGGAATATGTAATGTTTGATCGATCTCTTCACCGTCAGACGACCATCAGTACTGTCGCTATTTTGGGGTCGGACCGACGGGTGAGGAGATTGGGATGGAGCGGACCGTCGTATTCGTCCAACCGACAACGGGCTTTGGCGTTTGAGGAGAGCGGTGTTGTCATAGCTTTTCGTAATATAAGAGGTCAAACGGGAATTTTTTCTGTAATCTCGGGTCCGCCTTAAGATTGCCGATCTGTTGTCGGGCAGATGATTGGAGCAGTTCACCGGCCATGCTTGGAACGTACTCTCGAAAGAACCTGCCGACGTATGTAATGCGGTTAGGGCGTTGAATTCTACGGGTGTGTGTCCGCGGTAGAAGTTTTTTTGCAACCGCAGCTCAAACGATTGCTAGGCGGCGTTTACCGCTGGCAGGAGACATCTCGGTCT
This region includes:
- the rpmH gene encoding 50S ribosomal protein L34, whose protein sequence is MKRTYQPSKIKRKRTHGFRKRMKTRDGRQVLQRRRRKGRKELTRV
- the rnpA gene encoding ribonuclease P protein component, which codes for MKRTDQGLARHQRLTRSADFRAAFDARQKTVGRLMVMYLLPRPDGSLRLGVVSSRKLGNAVERSRARRLLREVFRRHRSEFSGTYDVVLIARRELLDAKWQDIEKDLFDIAHRAGIYRAPEKRQSSEAETEGAG